The Bacillus carboniphilus genome segment ATGCGATGACAATTCCGATTTTATTACAGGTTCCATTTTCCATGTTAACGGGGGACAGGATGTATTAAGCAAGTCATATGAAAAGTTATAGTTGGTAAAAGTTAATGCCCCCAGTTCTACTCTTTTATTCCTAGCATACATTGAAATAAAAGAGTTGAAAGGGGTATTCTTAGTGGCATACGTTGGGACTAAAGGTTGGTATATTCAAAAATTAAAAGAAAAAGGGATCTTTTATCATCCGGTTGAAAGAAAAAAATTAGAATTATATAAAACCTATGTGGTAAGAAACCTATATCTTGAAAAGGAAGCTGAAAATAATCAGGGGTAACCCTGGTTATTTTTTTTTTGTGCGCCCAGCATGGGTGCAATCTATAGGGTGCAAGTCCCGAACTGTGAAGGCAGAAGTAGCAGTAGCTTAACGCAAGGGTGTCCGTGGTGACGCGGAATC includes the following:
- a CDS encoding DUF2639 domain-containing protein — its product is MAYVGTKGWYIQKLKEKGIFYHPVERKKLELYKTYVVRNLYLEKEAENNQG